The Mesorhizobium opportunistum WSM2075 DNA window GAGAAGACGGTCTCAGTCAGCACCGAGCCTTCGAGCAGTCCGGCATAGGAGAGCGCGATCACTGTCACCATCGGCACGGCGGCGTTGCGCAGCGCATGGCCCCAGATGATGCGCGTTTCCGACAGGCCCTTGGCACGCGCGGCGACGATGTATTCCTGGGCCAGTTCGTTGAGCATGAACGAGCGCGTCATGCGGCTGATATAGGCGAGCGAAAAGTAGCCGAGCAGCGAGGCCGGCAGGATGATGTGCCGGAAGGCGTCGTAAAAGACATCCCACTGCCCCTGCATCGCCGAATCGAGAAGATAGAAGCCGGTGATCGGCGTGAAGGTGTATTCGTAGACGACGTCGAGCCGGGCCGGAAAAGCCACCCATTGCAGCTTGGCGTAGAACAGGACGAGCCCGAGCAGGCCGAGCCAGAAGATAGGCACGGAGTAGCCGATCAGGCCGATGACGCGAACGATCTGGTCGATGAGGCTGCCGCGCCTGACCGCGGCCAGCACGCCGAGCGGTACGCCAAGCAGGGCGCCGATCAACGTTCCGAGCGTCGCCAGCTCGGTCGTTGCCGGAAGCGCACGACGGATGTCGGTCATGACCGGATTGGTGGTCAGCACCGAAGTGCCGAAATCGCCACTCAGCGCGTGTTTCACATAGATGTAGAACTGCTCGATCAATGGCAGGTCGAGACCCATCTCGCGGCGCGTGCGTTCGACGACATTGGCCGGCGCCCGGTCACCGAGCACCGCCAGCACCGGGTCGATCGGGATGACTCGGCCGATGAAGAAGGTCACCGCGAGAAGACCAAGATAGGTCGTCACCGCGATGACCAGGAAGCGGCCGAGCGACGACGCAAGTGCATAGGCGCGGGCGCCGCCGCGCCCGCCCTCGTTTTCAACTGCGCTCATGCTGCGCGTCCGCCGGCGTTATTCCTTGGAAACCGGCCCGACGAAGTTGGTGTCGAAGCTCGGGCCGAGCGCAAAGCCCTTGAGGTTCTTGCGCAGGCCAGCCACTTCCAGCTGCTGGTGGATGACGACGAAGGGGCTGGTGTCGAGGATCTTCTTCTCCAGATCCTTGTACATATCGGCGCGCTTGCCCGAATCCTTCTCCAGCAGGGCCGCTTCCGTCTGCTTGGTCAGATCCGGAATGTCCCAGGCGTTGCGCCAGGCCAATGTCTTGGACTTGCCTGCATCCGAATTGTCCGGGTTCGAGGCAAAGGTCTGGGCGTTGGAGTTCGGGTCGAAATAGTCCTGCCCCCACTGGCCGATATAGATGTCGTGGTTGCGGGCGCGGTACTTGGTCAGCGTCTGCTTGCCGTCGCCGGGGATGATCTCCAGCTTGATGCCGGCCTGGCCGAGCGTCTGCTGGATCGATTCCGCCATGCCGGTCGTCGGCTGGCCGGTGCGTACGTCCATGGTTACGCTGAAGCCGTCGGGCAGGCCTGCCTTGGCCAGCAACTCCTTGGCCTTGGCGACGTCGAGCTTGAACGGGTTCTCGTCCAGTTCACCGAGCACGCCCTTGGGCAGGAAGGTCTGATGGATTTCGCCGATGCCCTTGAGGATGGTCGAGCTCAGCGCATCGTAGTCGACGAGATATTTGAAGGCCTGGCGAACCTCTGGTTTGGCCAGATTCGGGTTCTTCTGGTTGAGGCTGATGTAGTAGACCGTGCCCTTCGGCGCGCTGGTTGTGGTGAGGTCGGCGTTCTTGGCGATCGCGTCGAGGTCGTTCGGCTCGAGATTGCGAGCGACGTCGATATCGCCGGCTTCGAGCGCCAGGCGCTGGGCCGAGCTTTCTTTCATGTTGCGGTAGATGACGCGGGCGAGCTTGGCCTTCTCGCCGTAATAATTGTCGTTGCGCTCCATGACGACGGCTTCGTTGGCGCGCCATTCACGCAGCTTGTAGGCGCCCGAACCGGCGTAGCCGGTCTTCAGCCAGGCATTGCCGAAGTCGTTGTCCCATTTGTAGTCGGCGCTCGGCGTGACCGCGGCGACATGTTCCTTGACCAGCTTGGCATCGACCACCGAAGCGACGGTTGCCGAGAGGCAGTTCAGCACGAAGCTCGGCGCATAAGCCTTGTCGACGGTGAACTGGAAGGTGGTGTCGTCGACCGCCTTGGCTTTTTCGGTGACGTTGTCGCCGCTGATGCCGAACTGGTCGATGATGAAGGCCGGGCTCTTGTCCAGCTTGACGGCGCGCTCGAACGAATAGGCGACATCGGCCGCGGTGATCGGGTTGCCGGAGGCGAACTTCAGGCCGGGCTTGAGCTTGAATGTGTAGGTGAGACCATCGTCCGAAACGGTCCAGCTCTCGGCGAGATCGGGCTTGACCTTGGAGGTGTCGCTGAGATCGAGACGGACCAGCAGATCGTAGGTGTTGCCGGTGACCTCGGCGGTCGACAGCTCGAACGCCTCGCCCGGATCCATGGAGATGATGTCGTCGATCGCGAAACCTTCGACCAGCGTATCTGCGGGCGTGACCGCACCTGCCGGCGCGCCGGCCAGAAGCAGCGCGGACATGGCGGCACCAGCAAGCAAGATGCGGGAGCGTAGAGCAAACTTTTCCATCATCATGGTGATTGTTCCCTGTTTTGTTGACCTGAGTTCCCGGCTCAGGGTTGCAGTATTCTTTTCGGGGCCGGCCATGGCCCTCTGCCCACTTACCGTCGTGGTTTTTGTCCAGTTGGTCAACACCATATTCGGCGACCTCGTGGCGAGCAACGCGCATTAATGCGACGGTTCATTGGACCAGAATGGCAGGCGGCAAGTCGACGCATATTCAGTCCAATCGGGCCCGCGTATCGAGAAAAATCTGCCAATTTCGGCGCTATTTCAGCGCGGTAACCAGGCCGGCGTCGGGAAAGCAGGTCGAGGCCTGTCCGTTCTTGGCCTGCCATTTGCCGATCGAACGGCGGGTCTTGAAGCCGGGCAGGCCGTCGGCGCTGCCGACGTCATAGCCCTTGGCCTCCAGGGTCCGCTGCAGTGCGGCTATGTCGGAGCGGTGGAGATCGCCGACCGGACCCCAGGCGCCGGAAAAATTGGAGTCGCCGTGGGCGATACGGTCGGCGCCGTGGCCGATGAACAGCGCGTAGAGGTCGCTGGTGTTGTATTCCTTCAGCACGTAGAAATTGGGCGTGGCGATGAAGGCAGGCCCACTGCGGCCGGCCGGCATGAG harbors:
- a CDS encoding ABC transporter substrate-binding protein — protein: MMMEKFALRSRILLAGAAMSALLLAGAPAGAVTPADTLVEGFAIDDIISMDPGEAFELSTAEVTGNTYDLLVRLDLSDTSKVKPDLAESWTVSDDGLTYTFKLKPGLKFASGNPITAADVAYSFERAVKLDKSPAFIIDQFGISGDNVTEKAKAVDDTTFQFTVDKAYAPSFVLNCLSATVASVVDAKLVKEHVAAVTPSADYKWDNDFGNAWLKTGYAGSGAYKLREWRANEAVVMERNDNYYGEKAKLARVIYRNMKESSAQRLALEAGDIDVARNLEPNDLDAIAKNADLTTTSAPKGTVYYISLNQKNPNLAKPEVRQAFKYLVDYDALSSTILKGIGEIHQTFLPKGVLGELDENPFKLDVAKAKELLAKAGLPDGFSVTMDVRTGQPTTGMAESIQQTLGQAGIKLEIIPGDGKQTLTKYRARNHDIYIGQWGQDYFDPNSNAQTFASNPDNSDAGKSKTLAWRNAWDIPDLTKQTEAALLEKDSGKRADMYKDLEKKILDTSPFVVIHQQLEVAGLRKNLKGFALGPSFDTNFVGPVSKE
- a CDS encoding ABC transporter permease; its protein translation is MSAVENEGGRGGARAYALASSLGRFLVIAVTTYLGLLAVTFFIGRVIPIDPVLAVLGDRAPANVVERTRREMGLDLPLIEQFYIYVKHALSGDFGTSVLTTNPVMTDIRRALPATTELATLGTLIGALLGVPLGVLAAVRRGSLIDQIVRVIGLIGYSVPIFWLGLLGLVLFYAKLQWVAFPARLDVVYEYTFTPITGFYLLDSAMQGQWDVFYDAFRHIILPASLLGYFSLAYISRMTRSFMLNELAQEYIVAARAKGLSETRIIWGHALRNAAVPMVTVIALSYAGLLEGSVLTETVFSWPGIGLYITNSLQNADMNAVLGGTIVIGSVFIAINLLSDLLYRVLDPRTKVQ